The following are from one region of the Longimicrobiaceae bacterium genome:
- a CDS encoding sugar phosphate isomerase/epimerase, protein MKRPHRLLPVRLLPLLLAAVVGACSSAEDATVGDNADTTATADTGAAARGIALSGDFEGPLGLQLWSVREQLAEDIPGTLQWVAQQGFREVELAGTQGLTAEQFRQELDRAGLRASAMHVPYERLRDSMEVVFAEAEALGAPDIGVAWIPHEGSFTPELARQTAQDFNRWGAAARERGLRFYYHNHGYEFEPAPDGTIPFDILMSETDPESVFYEMDVFWTVHPGIDPVALLQRYPGRWKLMHIKDMAQGTETGVFTGSAPAEAQVAVGTGQIEYTSVLAAAEEVGVEKFYIEDETTDPINNIPRSIEYLERITY, encoded by the coding sequence ATGAAACGACCGCACCGCTTGCTACCCGTCCGCTTGCTGCCCTTGCTCCTTGCCGCTGTCGTGGGCGCCTGCTCGTCCGCGGAGGACGCCACGGTGGGGGACAACGCCGACACCACGGCGACCGCCGATACCGGCGCCGCGGCCCGGGGGATCGCCCTCAGCGGCGATTTCGAGGGGCCACTCGGCCTGCAGCTCTGGAGCGTGCGGGAGCAGCTCGCAGAGGACATTCCCGGTACACTGCAGTGGGTCGCCCAGCAGGGCTTCCGCGAGGTGGAGCTGGCGGGCACGCAGGGACTCACGGCCGAACAGTTCCGCCAGGAGCTCGATCGTGCCGGTCTTCGCGCCAGCGCCATGCACGTCCCCTACGAGCGGCTGCGTGACAGTATGGAGGTCGTCTTCGCCGAGGCGGAGGCTCTCGGCGCGCCCGACATTGGAGTCGCCTGGATTCCGCACGAGGGGAGCTTCACCCCTGAGCTGGCGCGTCAGACCGCGCAGGACTTCAATCGCTGGGGAGCCGCAGCCAGGGAGCGGGGACTTCGCTTCTACTACCACAACCACGGGTACGAATTCGAGCCGGCCCCCGACGGCACGATCCCCTTCGACATCCTGATGTCGGAGACCGACCCGGAGAGCGTGTTCTATGAGATGGACGTGTTCTGGACGGTGCACCCGGGCATCGACCCGGTGGCGCTGCTACAGCGCTATCCGGGTCGATGGAAGCTTATGCACATCAAGGATATGGCCCAGGGAACCGAGACCGGCGTCTTCACCGGAAGCGCACCGGCCGAGGCTCAGGTCGCCGTCGGCACGGGACAGATCGAGTACACCTCGGTCCTGGCCGCGGCGGAGGAGGTCGGGGTCGAGAAGTTCTACATCGAGGACGAGACCACTGACCCGATCAATAACATCCCCAGGTCGATCGAGTACCTCGAGCGGATCACCTACTGA
- a CDS encoding class I SAM-dependent methyltransferase, with the protein MKQLFNLGDPSQRFTDRVGDYMRYRPDYPEEILDDLRGVGLGPGVVAADIGAGTGIFAELLLRSGANVIGVEPNDAMRAAAETLLGENPRFRAVKGSAEATGLPYHSVDFVTAAQAFHWFDPVATRREFERILKPGGWIALVWNSRRLASTAFLLEYEALLRRYGTDYAAVASRYPHAEQVRDFFGGEVMTRTISHGQQLDREGLRGRLLSSSYTPPEGHPDRAPMLSALDEIFDRHAQDGRVTIEYDTELHLGRLT; encoded by the coding sequence ATGAAACAGCTCTTCAATCTCGGTGATCCTAGTCAGCGCTTCACCGATCGCGTGGGCGATTATATGCGGTATCGCCCGGACTACCCCGAGGAGATACTGGATGACCTCAGGGGGGTGGGCCTCGGGCCCGGGGTGGTCGCCGCCGATATCGGCGCGGGGACGGGGATCTTCGCCGAGCTCCTGCTGCGCTCCGGCGCGAATGTCATCGGCGTGGAGCCGAACGACGCGATGCGCGCCGCGGCTGAGACCTTGCTGGGCGAGAACCCCCGCTTTCGCGCGGTGAAGGGGAGCGCCGAAGCCACCGGATTGCCCTACCACAGCGTCGATTTCGTCACCGCCGCGCAGGCGTTCCACTGGTTCGATCCGGTGGCCACCAGACGGGAGTTCGAGCGGATCCTCAAGCCCGGTGGCTGGATCGCTCTCGTGTGGAACTCGCGGCGCCTCGCCTCGACGGCCTTCCTGCTGGAGTACGAGGCGCTGCTGCGTCGCTACGGAACCGACTACGCGGCGGTAGCGAGTCGTTATCCGCACGCGGAGCAGGTGAGGGACTTCTTCGGCGGAGAGGTGATGACGCGCACCATCTCTCATGGCCAGCAACTGGACCGCGAGGGGCTGCGCGGCCGGTTACTCTCCTCCTCTTACACCCCGCCGGAAGGACACCCCGATCGGGCCCCCATGTTGAGCGCACTGGACGAGATCTTCGACCGCCACGCGCAGGACGGTCGGGTGACCATCGAATACGATACCGAACTTCACCTGGGACGCCTGACCTGA
- a CDS encoding surface-adhesin E family protein, with the protein MRYRSLRTHTFTLMALVGLLLFHRDAAAAQQLRPDLALDGRWITLERVELGALELDTTHVLPMGPHTYQVRTRWQFDEVQTSPEGYRYRSSVAVRGIDCQRRMMAIIAFADHDGGRIVRVEAQPVYAARWDRVNPRSIVDRIATVVCNRAERRAVTASLDG; encoded by the coding sequence ATGCGTTACCGTTCCCTCCGCACCCACACCTTCACCCTTATGGCCCTGGTGGGTCTCCTCCTCTTCCACAGAGACGCCGCAGCGGCGCAGCAACTTCGTCCCGACCTGGCCCTCGACGGACGCTGGATCACCCTCGAGCGGGTGGAGCTCGGTGCGTTGGAGCTCGACACCACCCACGTCCTCCCCATGGGACCCCACACCTACCAGGTACGCACGCGCTGGCAGTTCGACGAGGTGCAGACGTCGCCTGAGGGGTATCGCTACCGCTCCAGCGTCGCCGTCCGAGGGATCGATTGCCAGCGCCGGATGATGGCGATCATCGCCTTTGCCGACCACGACGGGGGCCGCATCGTACGAGTCGAGGCCCAGCCCGTATACGCCGCGCGCTGGGACCGTGTAAATCCGAGGTCAATCGTGGATCGCATTGCCACCGTCGTTTGCAATCGAGCGGAACGTCGCGCCGTGACCGCCAGCCTCGACGGCTGA